From Crassaminicella indica, one genomic window encodes:
- a CDS encoding MBL fold metallo-hydrolase — translation MGFTFCSLASGSSGNCQYIESANTGLLIDAGLSGKKIYQSMEAIGKDMKNIRGILITHEHNDHIKGVGILSRRFNIPIYANNNTWKEMKNKIGKIDEENIRYFQTGEAFFIEDIKIKPYSISHDAIDPVGFSFYHDDAKVSIVTDTGYVPDTVKNEIQGSDLLMLEANHDVEMLKMGRYPWYLKKRVMSDQGHLSNETAGEIIAELMELNMPVKNILLGHLSKENNFPELAFETVKNILASKDIKIGLDIHIDLTYRDQVSSVYNIKK, via the coding sequence ATGGGATTTACATTTTGTTCATTAGCTAGTGGAAGTAGTGGGAATTGCCAATATATTGAAAGTGCAAATACAGGCTTATTAATAGATGCAGGATTATCAGGAAAGAAGATTTATCAGTCTATGGAAGCTATAGGAAAAGATATGAAGAATATACGGGGAATATTAATAACTCATGAACACAATGATCATATCAAGGGAGTAGGGATTTTATCAAGACGGTTTAATATTCCAATATATGCAAATAATAATACTTGGAAAGAGATGAAGAATAAAATAGGTAAAATTGATGAAGAGAATATAAGATATTTTCAGACGGGAGAAGCTTTTTTTATAGAAGACATAAAGATAAAACCTTATAGTATATCTCATGATGCGATAGATCCAGTAGGATTTTCCTTTTACCATGATGATGCAAAGGTAAGTATTGTTACAGATACAGGATATGTACCAGACACAGTAAAAAATGAGATACAAGGTTCAGATCTCTTGATGCTTGAAGCTAATCATGATGTAGAGATGTTGAAGATGGGAAGATATCCTTGGTATTTAAAGAAAAGAGTTATGAGTGATCAGGGACATCTTTCTAATGAGACAGCAGGAGAGATTATAGCAGAATTGATGGAGCTAAATATGCCTGTAAAAAATATTCTGTTGGGTCATTTGAGTAAAGAAAATAATTTTCCAGAATTGGCATTTGAGACAGTTAAAAATATATTGGCATCTAAAGATATAAAAATTGGATTAGATATTCATATAGACTTGACTTATCGAGATCAGGTGAGTAGTGTATATAATATAAAGAAATAA
- a CDS encoding TFIIB-type zinc ribbon-containing protein encodes MTDIQMEISIPADNDGFVLLQCPLCGEFFKLKPRDMEEDNVIEIWCPCCGLRSENYFTEDVIELAMKMGTNIAMDRIFDEMKKWEKQFKGCGVSFNAGKRPPKEIETPIVSGIEALEMQKYKCCKKEAKIKPLIKMCGSYCPYCGVMYDEFE; translated from the coding sequence ATGACTGATATACAAATGGAAATATCTATTCCAGCGGATAATGATGGTTTTGTGTTATTGCAGTGTCCACTATGTGGAGAGTTTTTTAAATTGAAGCCAAGGGATATGGAAGAAGATAACGTTATAGAAATTTGGTGTCCATGCTGTGGATTAAGAAGTGAAAATTACTTTACAGAAGATGTAATAGAACTTGCAATGAAAATGGGGACTAATATTGCAATGGATAGGATATTTGACGAAATGAAAAAGTGGGAAAAACAGTTTAAAGGGTGTGGAGTTTCATTTAATGCTGGAAAGAGACCACCAAAAGAAATAGAAACACCTATTGTATCAGGTATTGAAGCTTTGGAGATGCAGAAATATAAATGTTGCAAAAAAGAAGCCAAAATAAAACCTTTAATAAAAATGTGTGGCAGTTACTGCCCGTATTGTGGGGTGATGTATGATGAATTTGAATAA
- the rlmH gene encoding 23S rRNA (pseudouridine(1915)-N(3))-methyltransferase RlmH: protein MNITIIGVGKIKEKYLVSAINEYKKRLSRYCKLHMIEVIDEKAPENLSDKEMEQIKDAEGEKILKHIKDGMYVIALDIKGKMLSSEELSDKLEKLGVGGNSSIAFVIGGSLGLSKKILKRADYKLSFSAMTFPHQLMRVILLEQVYRGFRIMRGEPYHK from the coding sequence ATGAATATAACTATTATTGGAGTAGGAAAGATAAAAGAAAAATATTTAGTGAGTGCAATTAATGAATATAAAAAAAGGCTTTCTAGATATTGTAAACTACATATGATTGAAGTGATAGATGAAAAAGCACCAGAAAATTTAAGTGATAAGGAAATGGAACAGATCAAAGATGCAGAAGGAGAGAAAATATTAAAGCACATAAAAGATGGAATGTATGTAATAGCATTAGATATAAAAGGAAAAATGCTCTCATCAGAAGAACTCTCAGATAAATTAGAAAAGCTAGGGGTTGGAGGAAATAGCAGCATAGCCTTTGTTATTGGAGGTTCTCTTGGCTTATCTAAGAAAATATTAAAAAGAGCAGACTATAAGCTTTCTTTTTCTGCAATGACTTTTCCTCATCAGTTAATGAGAGTAATATTACTTGAGCAAGTTTATAGAGGGTTTAGGATTATGAGGGGTGAACCGTATCATAAATAG
- a CDS encoding UDP-N-acetylglucosamine 1-carboxyvinyltransferase, whose amino-acid sequence MSKLLIEGGHKLKGKVNISGFKNAAVAIIPASILAGDLCTIENLPNIEDVHVLKRILRDLGAKVEFDEEKKVMRADTANIEECFVPYELAKELRASYYLLGASLGRFKKAKAVFPGGCNIGSRPIDQHIKGFEALGAKVTIEHGIIHAEAEELIGAEIYLDVVSVGATINIMMAACRAKGKTIIENAAKEPHIVDVANFLNAMGADIRGAGTDVIRINGVDEMRGCTYSVIPDQIEAGTFMIMAAATGGDVIVDNIIPKHLDPITAKLREMGLRVEENGESLRVIGKEKLKNVNIKTLVYPGFPTDLQQPMSALLTQARGTSIVAETIYEGRFKHVDELKRMGAKIKVEGNVAIIQGVERLSAAKVVATDLRAGAALVVAGLMAEGITEIDNIHYIDRGYEAIEKKLLNLGAKIKRAE is encoded by the coding sequence ATGAGTAAACTTTTGATAGAAGGCGGACATAAGCTAAAAGGAAAGGTAAATATAAGTGGATTTAAAAATGCTGCAGTTGCTATTATTCCAGCTTCCATTTTAGCAGGAGATTTATGTACTATAGAAAATTTACCAAACATTGAAGATGTACATGTATTGAAAAGAATATTAAGAGACTTAGGTGCTAAAGTAGAATTTGATGAAGAAAAAAAGGTTATGCGTGCAGATACAGCAAATATAGAAGAGTGTTTTGTACCATATGAATTAGCAAAAGAGCTAAGAGCTTCTTATTACTTATTAGGGGCTTCTCTTGGAAGATTTAAAAAAGCAAAGGCTGTTTTTCCAGGAGGATGCAATATTGGGTCAAGACCTATCGACCAGCATATTAAGGGCTTTGAAGCATTAGGGGCAAAGGTAACTATTGAGCATGGTATTATTCATGCCGAAGCAGAAGAATTAATAGGTGCAGAAATATATTTAGATGTTGTTAGTGTAGGAGCTACCATCAATATTATGATGGCAGCCTGTAGAGCTAAAGGAAAAACTATTATTGAGAATGCAGCTAAAGAACCTCATATCGTAGATGTAGCAAACTTTTTAAATGCAATGGGAGCAGATATAAGAGGTGCAGGAACAGATGTGATTAGAATCAATGGGGTAGATGAAATGAGGGGATGTACTTATAGTGTAATCCCTGACCAAATAGAAGCAGGAACCTTTATGATAATGGCAGCTGCTACTGGTGGAGATGTGATTGTTGATAATATAATTCCAAAGCACCTTGATCCTATTACAGCAAAGCTGAGAGAAATGGGATTGCGAGTGGAAGAAAATGGAGAATCTTTAAGAGTTATAGGAAAAGAAAAATTAAAAAATGTTAATATCAAAACATTAGTGTATCCAGGATTCCCTACAGATCTTCAACAACCTATGTCAGCTCTTTTAACTCAGGCACGAGGGACAAGCATTGTTGCAGAAACCATATACGAGGGAAGATTTAAACATGTAGATGAATTAAAAAGAATGGGTGCAAAGATTAAAGTTGAAGGCAATGTGGCAATAATTCAAGGAGTAGAAAGATTATCTGCTGCAAAAGTTGTTGCTACAGATTTAAGAGCAGGTGCAGCTTTAGTAGTTGCAGGATTGATGGCAGAAGGGATTACAGAAATAGACAACATCCATTATATTGATAGAGGATATGAAGCTATAGAGAAAAAGCTTTTAAATTTAGGAGCAAAAATTAAAAGAGCGGAATAA
- a CDS encoding CxxH/CxxC protein yields MYVVCSEHLPEAIDEFVEVYEQPPDIYELDKVSFTDWTSPHTCDFCELPPKYLVV; encoded by the coding sequence ATGTATGTAGTGTGTTCTGAGCATCTTCCTGAAGCAATTGATGAATTTGTAGAAGTCTATGAGCAACCACCAGATATTTATGAATTAGACAAAGTTTCATTTACAGATTGGACTAGTCCCCATACCTGTGATTTTTGTGAATTACCACCTAAATATTTAGTTGTATAG
- the yycI gene encoding two-component system regulatory protein YycI, with translation MDWGKAKNILIIALIITNIFLIYNIEKDIFMEHASSIIKEENIQDVVAILNEKNIKVETEVPRIVLELPLLNVEYETYDEKKRNEKFCIEDNGKVIKYENYDEKYHIKNLNKKKAIREAENFIKKYGFKRSDAVYWETKHDRGEYHILFKQKYNGRFLENSYMRVTVSKSGVNKFERMWLKPLNTDANKREIIPATKALLKCMNDIETLQGEVVIKNIALGYWFDPSHISLTNSENIKSGTAVPAWRILLADGQTIFVPAYENY, from the coding sequence GTGGATTGGGGAAAAGCAAAAAACATTTTGATTATTGCTTTAATTATTACAAATATTTTCTTGATCTATAATATAGAAAAGGATATATTTATGGAACATGCTTCCTCTATAATAAAAGAGGAAAATATACAGGACGTTGTTGCTATTTTGAATGAAAAGAACATAAAAGTAGAAACAGAAGTACCACGAATAGTTTTAGAATTACCATTATTAAATGTAGAATACGAAACTTATGATGAGAAGAAAAGAAACGAAAAATTTTGCATAGAAGATAATGGCAAGGTTATTAAATATGAAAATTATGACGAAAAATATCATATAAAGAACTTAAATAAAAAAAAGGCTATTCGTGAAGCAGAAAATTTTATAAAAAAGTATGGTTTTAAGAGAAGTGATGCAGTATATTGGGAAACGAAGCATGATAGAGGAGAATATCATATTTTATTTAAGCAAAAATATAATGGAAGATTTTTAGAAAATAGCTATATGCGTGTAACTGTAAGCAAATCTGGTGTCAACAAATTCGAAAGAATGTGGTTAAAACCGTTAAATACAGATGCTAATAAAAGAGAAATTATACCTGCTACAAAAGCACTTCTCAAATGCATGAATGATATTGAAACATTACAAGGAGAAGTTGTAATAAAAAATATAGCTTTAGGCTATTGGTTTGATCCATCTCACATTAGCTTAACCAATTCAGAAAATATAAAATCAGGAACAGCAGTGCCTGCGTGGAGAATACTCTTAGCTGATGGGCAGACTATATTTGTTCCAGCTTATGAAAATTATTAG
- a CDS encoding DUF2971 domain-containing protein, translating into MVKFFYKYTRLREDFFRDFMLRATPFKALNDPFEGIFNEKQFKDANNSLNAYFTKQGNIVDKLEDYELDGIMGTLQSDFDDVGVLSFTEDYTNPLMWAHYADQYKGIVLEFDSEKPLFQDSIKFLGNRKSRFGKPYLGHIYEFPEKVMYRREMPSFDRPEQLQPNSDGEYHWIKFLYSLFFTKSNDWIYEKELRSIVQLRDADRIICTKDNHLIDVLSKCPEIRTEDLADGKIQITYPNEYEMHENMGDESIKAEIYMHTSSFNSSSIHLFRINPKAISGIYCGCKCNYKKVQMLVKRNKQLAHLEKSIYKMEVDSHQYQLNRKPINI; encoded by the coding sequence ATGGTCAAATTTTTTTACAAATATACACGTTTGCGAGAAGATTTTTTCAGGGATTTCATGCTTCGAGCTACACCATTTAAGGCTCTTAACGATCCGTTTGAAGGAATTTTTAATGAAAAACAATTTAAAGATGCAAATAATAGTTTGAATGCTTATTTCACTAAACAGGGAAATATTGTGGATAAATTGGAAGACTATGAATTGGATGGGATAATGGGTACATTACAAAGTGATTTTGATGATGTAGGTGTTTTGTCCTTCACAGAAGATTATACGAATCCGTTAATGTGGGCACACTACGCGGACCAGTATAAAGGAATAGTATTAGAATTTGATTCTGAAAAACCGCTATTTCAAGATTCTATAAAGTTTTTAGGGAATCGAAAATCCAGATTTGGTAAGCCCTATTTAGGACACATATATGAATTCCCAGAAAAAGTTATGTATCGAAGAGAAATGCCAAGTTTTGATAGACCTGAACAATTACAACCTAATTCAGATGGAGAGTATCATTGGATTAAGTTCCTTTATTCTTTATTTTTTACAAAGTCTAACGATTGGATATATGAAAAGGAATTACGTTCTATTGTTCAGTTACGCGATGCAGATAGAATTATTTGTACAAAAGATAATCATCTTATAGATGTTCTGTCAAAATGTCCTGAAATTAGAACAGAGGATCTTGCTGATGGCAAAATTCAAATAACTTATCCAAATGAGTATGAGATGCATGAAAACATGGGGGATGAAAGTATAAAAGCAGAAATATATATGCATACATCTTCTTTTAATTCTTCCAGTATACATTTGTTTAGAATAAATCCAAAGGCAATAAGTGGCATTTACTGTGGATGTAAATGTAATTATAAAAAGGTACAAATGCTCGTTAAAAGAAACAAACAATTAGCACACCTAGAAAAAAGCATATATAAGATGGAGGTTGACTCTCATCAATACCAACTAAACAGAAAACCAATAAACATATAG
- a CDS encoding tetratricopeptide repeat protein: MTKENNRLVDQRGTGYFTYVCSELGILFRNEKDHDKGIDGDIELAHVNVPKKRISVQLKSRTKPYITKKNTTSITVTQENLDHWASSGRPVILVVYDDANKSLYWTRVDNAEDTLIQVSTKSLFNESALADLAIILSRYYHRLSTNIASFSDTLSEIGFTDLDSEITGEMENKINKAYESVKKNEYENAYDIFMSLTETFQSNFWLKYNAGVCALNICEIDTVSEIVNKLYIEHPNRAETYELFGNYLASIGNYRGAEEFLNKAISLNSKCSHIWNSLGLLYYCMKRHQKSIKAFERSIEIQENAKIYFNIAICYVSANEVELALEFYDKAIHINNKFYDAYINKGILLASLFRIEEAKECYVNAIAISQKRNEAFINLATLLKDLNENEDSMNYFQNALINDTECKICHSNIALLYCRLGDKTNALKHFSLSINQFDAQNHEINITDIGYECAYIITLNLNNNDIKITSISEFALFNRIPSLRAIGKDLDQEDIERDVILKNSLENLKNTNESSIFIRNKNNKQKTKNNTRGMWFFVSSDSEELGISLCRLVAYSIEDQDYFKKIKREVIRQLKIEYKHSDIEKLNIEYEDKSYNGSFSTFRDESGIVSIKIFKRLTGEISFHVFLGTYTLSGIMNTDNIKTLQGVRNTREYNLPVSLTFTSFVDGIIENITIKDIYNIEFEI; this comes from the coding sequence ATGACAAAAGAAAATAACAGATTAGTGGATCAACGAGGAACAGGGTATTTTACATATGTTTGTAGTGAACTCGGAATATTGTTTAGGAATGAGAAAGATCATGATAAGGGTATTGATGGTGATATTGAGTTGGCACATGTCAATGTACCTAAGAAAAGAATTAGTGTACAGTTAAAATCTCGAACAAAACCTTATATTACTAAAAAAAATACTACCTCTATTACTGTAACACAAGAAAATTTAGATCATTGGGCAAGTAGTGGACGTCCAGTAATCTTAGTAGTATATGATGATGCTAATAAGTCACTATATTGGACAAGGGTTGATAACGCAGAAGATACTTTAATACAGGTTAGTACAAAATCACTGTTTAATGAGAGTGCATTAGCTGATTTAGCAATAATTTTGTCTAGGTATTACCACCGATTGTCAACGAATATCGCAAGTTTTTCAGATACTTTAAGTGAGATTGGGTTTACAGATTTAGATAGTGAGATTACAGGTGAAATGGAAAATAAAATCAACAAAGCTTATGAATCTGTTAAAAAAAATGAATATGAAAATGCTTATGACATATTTATGAGTTTAACAGAAACATTTCAGAGTAATTTTTGGTTGAAGTATAATGCTGGGGTCTGTGCATTAAATATTTGTGAGATTGATACAGTTTCTGAAATTGTTAATAAATTATACATTGAACATCCAAATAGGGCTGAAACTTATGAGTTGTTTGGGAATTATCTTGCTAGTATCGGAAATTACAGAGGAGCTGAGGAATTTCTCAACAAAGCAATATCATTAAATAGTAAGTGTTCTCATATATGGAATAGTTTGGGATTACTATATTACTGTATGAAAAGACATCAAAAATCAATTAAAGCATTTGAAAGGTCTATTGAGATTCAAGAAAATGCTAAAATATATTTTAATATAGCAATATGCTATGTTTCTGCTAATGAAGTAGAATTAGCTTTGGAATTCTATGATAAAGCAATACATATAAACAATAAGTTCTATGATGCATATATCAATAAAGGAATCCTACTAGCTTCACTATTTAGAATAGAAGAAGCTAAGGAATGTTATGTAAATGCCATTGCAATCTCACAAAAAAGAAATGAAGCTTTTATTAATCTAGCTACATTGTTAAAAGATTTAAATGAGAACGAAGACTCCATGAATTACTTTCAGAATGCACTTATTAACGATACTGAGTGCAAAATATGCCATAGCAATATTGCTTTATTATATTGTAGATTGGGGGATAAGACCAATGCATTGAAGCATTTTTCACTATCTATAAACCAATTTGACGCTCAGAATCATGAAATTAATATTACTGATATTGGTTATGAATGTGCATATATAATTACACTAAATCTAAATAACAATGATATAAAAATAACTAGTATTTCAGAATTCGCGTTGTTTAATAGAATACCAAGCTTAAGAGCTATTGGAAAAGATTTAGATCAAGAAGACATTGAGAGAGATGTAATTTTAAAAAATTCTTTAGAGAATCTAAAAAATACTAATGAGAGTAGCATTTTTATTAGGAATAAAAATAATAAACAAAAAACGAAAAACAATACAAGAGGGATGTGGTTTTTTGTTAGTTCTGACTCTGAAGAACTAGGGATTTCATTATGTAGACTTGTTGCCTATAGTATTGAGGATCAAGACTATTTCAAAAAAATAAAAAGAGAAGTCATAAGACAGTTGAAGATAGAATATAAACATTCAGACATTGAAAAATTAAATATTGAATATGAAGACAAATCATATAATGGAAGTTTTAGTACATTCCGTGATGAATCAGGAATAGTTTCTATTAAAATTTTCAAAAGGTTAACAGGAGAGATAAGTTTTCATGTATTTTTAGGAACATATACTCTTAGTGGAATTATGAATACTGATAATATTAAAACATTACAAGGGGTTAGAAATACTAGAGAATACAATTTGCCAGTAAGTTTAACTTTTACATCCTTTGTTGATGGTATTATTGAGAATATTACTATAAAAGATATTTACAATATTGAGTTTGAGATATAA
- the tnpA gene encoding IS66 family insertion sequence element accessory protein TnpA: MKEESPAIDWEDILNRFSLHKGTIRSFCKENNISIHQLYYRRKNIKKKDHQVFHAINIKEKTSKNVSTTSTSYPANSIKIEIGKAKIYIQNNDKASLSSVLEAIMKTC; the protein is encoded by the coding sequence ATGAAGGAAGAATCACCAGCTATTGACTGGGAAGATATTTTGAATAGATTTTCTTTACATAAAGGAACTATTAGATCTTTTTGCAAAGAAAATAACATTAGCATCCATCAACTATATTACAGAAGAAAAAATATCAAAAAGAAAGATCATCAAGTATTTCATGCTATCAACATTAAAGAAAAAACTTCTAAAAACGTATCTACTACATCTACATCGTATCCAGCAAATAGTATTAAAATTGAGATAGGAAAAGCCAAAATATATATTCAAAATAATGACAAGGCTTCTCTATCATCCGTTTTGGAAGCGATTATGAAGACATGTTAA
- the tnpC gene encoding IS66 family transposase, with product MSDLFNKNQLDKKTKELISKMEKEIASKDKEITNLKNELFYLKNQILNKNRKIFGSSSEQTNSMQISIFDEAEKFSNLKIEEPTIEEITYKRNKPSKNIGKKDNLANLEKVVIEHKLDENEQVCEKCSSDLVVIGKKSKEILKIIPAKLYVEEHIIYSYACKSCEKRDDQANIITTKAPSTLLYKSMASNEILSHVINLKYQYAMPLYRQESYFKMMGAKLSRQTLSNWIIKSANALIPIYDLMKEELVKRDYIQADETTLRVIDDKGKDSKKKKYMWLYKSPSKKAPIVLYDYQKTRSGSCPKNFLKDFAGVIQTDGYTGYNQIENVKRIYCLAHIRRKFHEIIVNLNEEALKESRALIGFNYCAKLYKIEKKLREEHSEKEDYYNIRYKTRLEKSKPIIEEFMNYVDREIKDAVLRSPLGKVLEYTKKLLPNFFIFLENGTLEIDNNGAERSIKPFVIGRKNWLFSASSKGADSSALLYSIIETAKLNHLAVEKYLLYLMDELSKLQNKDKSSLSKLLPWASEIPKELKI from the coding sequence ATGAGTGATTTGTTCAACAAAAATCAGTTAGATAAAAAAACTAAAGAACTGATTTCAAAAATGGAAAAAGAAATTGCATCTAAGGATAAAGAAATTACTAATCTAAAAAATGAGTTATTCTACCTTAAAAATCAAATTTTAAATAAAAATAGAAAAATATTCGGCTCTTCTAGTGAGCAAACAAACTCAATGCAAATATCCATCTTTGATGAAGCTGAAAAATTCAGCAATTTAAAAATAGAAGAACCAACAATAGAAGAAATCACTTACAAGAGAAATAAGCCCTCTAAAAATATAGGTAAAAAAGATAATTTAGCGAATTTAGAAAAAGTAGTGATTGAACATAAATTAGATGAAAATGAACAAGTCTGCGAAAAATGCTCATCAGATTTAGTAGTTATAGGGAAGAAATCAAAAGAGATTCTGAAAATAATTCCAGCAAAATTATATGTAGAAGAGCATATAATCTATAGCTATGCCTGTAAATCCTGTGAAAAAAGAGATGATCAGGCAAATATTATAACAACAAAAGCTCCTAGTACCTTACTATATAAAAGTATGGCATCAAATGAGATACTTAGTCATGTGATCAATTTAAAGTATCAGTATGCGATGCCTTTATACAGGCAAGAATCATACTTTAAAATGATGGGAGCAAAGCTTTCAAGACAAACCTTATCAAATTGGATCATAAAATCGGCAAATGCACTCATACCTATTTATGACCTTATGAAAGAAGAGCTTGTAAAAAGAGACTATATTCAAGCTGATGAAACCACCCTTCGGGTAATAGATGATAAGGGAAAAGATTCAAAGAAAAAGAAATATATGTGGCTTTATAAATCTCCAAGCAAAAAAGCCCCAATAGTCCTTTATGACTATCAAAAGACAAGGTCAGGTTCTTGCCCTAAGAACTTTCTAAAAGATTTTGCTGGGGTTATTCAAACAGATGGTTATACAGGTTATAATCAGATTGAAAATGTAAAAAGGATATATTGTCTAGCTCACATAAGAAGAAAATTTCATGAAATTATAGTAAATCTAAATGAAGAAGCCCTAAAAGAATCAAGAGCATTAATAGGGTTTAATTATTGTGCCAAGCTTTATAAAATCGAAAAAAAGCTTAGAGAAGAGCATAGTGAAAAAGAAGATTACTATAATATACGTTATAAAACAAGACTTGAAAAATCTAAGCCAATAATAGAAGAATTTATGAATTATGTAGATAGAGAAATAAAAGATGCAGTGCTTAGAAGTCCACTAGGAAAAGTGCTAGAATACACAAAGAAACTTTTACCAAATTTCTTTATCTTTTTAGAAAATGGAACACTTGAAATAGATAATAATGGAGCTGAAAGATCCATAAAGCCATTTGTAATAGGTCGTAAAAACTGGCTCTTTTCAGCATCATCAAAAGGAGCAGATTCAAGTGCACTGCTTTATAGTATTATAGAAACAGCAAAGCTTAATCACCTAGCAGTAGAAAAATATCTACTATACTTAATGGATGAATTATCAAAGCTTCAAAACAAAGATAAATCATCTTTATCAAAACTTCTTCCTTGGGCCAGTGAAATCCCAAAAGAACTAAAAATTTAA